In Gemmatimonadota bacterium, a single genomic region encodes these proteins:
- a CDS encoding aminopeptidase P N-terminal domain-containing protein, giving the protein MRRLASRPAPLLAALSLAALCALPLAAQVPLAEHAARRAALAEQLGDGVFVARGAVSPVQDYMSFFQSPGFLYLTGYREADATLLMTRKGDNVRWTLFVQGKNPAQEVWSGKRNGPTLAGQLTGLAARPIGEFQPALDSALDGASTLRVLADLSEGGDTLNGDDRFVRELRAARPTLSIASANTVVAKLRGTKSAAELEIIRKAVAVSMDAHREAMLAVEPGMNEFEIQALVEYMFRRNGADRPAYASIVGSGENSTTLHYNKDDRFVKAGDIIVMDVAAQYQGYAADITRSFPVSGTFTPEQRAVYQVVRDAQAAAERNIKPGKPARTMSDSARAVIAAGLARLGLIESPDATYDCGEGTQQRQCSQVGLYYMHGLGHGIGLEVHDPDQYYYTGIVNPGSAFTIEPGIYVRGNLLDILPKTPRNAQLVAAIGATVRKYADIGVRIEDDYVVTEEGVEWVSCGLPREADEIEAMMRGSYRGAPARDAAKVEWYKSDNARPAPRYQRPNACVKM; this is encoded by the coding sequence ATGCGACGACTCGCGTCACGCCCCGCCCCCCTCCTCGCGGCCCTCTCGCTCGCGGCGCTGTGCGCGTTGCCGCTGGCGGCGCAGGTCCCGCTCGCCGAACACGCCGCCCGCCGCGCCGCGCTCGCCGAGCAATTGGGCGACGGCGTCTTCGTCGCGCGGGGCGCGGTATCGCCGGTGCAGGACTACATGTCGTTCTTCCAGTCGCCCGGCTTTCTCTATCTCACGGGCTATCGCGAGGCCGACGCCACGCTGCTCATGACCCGCAAGGGGGACAACGTCCGCTGGACGCTCTTCGTGCAGGGGAAGAACCCGGCACAGGAAGTGTGGAGTGGAAAACGGAACGGCCCCACCCTCGCGGGTCAGCTCACCGGTCTCGCCGCTCGCCCGATCGGCGAGTTCCAGCCCGCGCTCGACTCGGCGCTCGACGGCGCCTCGACGCTGCGCGTCCTCGCCGACCTGTCGGAGGGGGGCGATACGCTGAACGGCGACGACCGCTTCGTGCGCGAGTTGCGGGCGGCTCGCCCCACGCTCTCCATCGCCAGCGCCAATACCGTGGTCGCCAAACTGCGCGGCACCAAGAGCGCGGCCGAGCTGGAGATCATTCGCAAGGCGGTCGCCGTCTCGATGGACGCGCATCGTGAGGCGATGCTCGCCGTGGAGCCGGGGATGAACGAGTTCGAGATCCAGGCGCTGGTGGAGTACATGTTCCGGCGCAACGGCGCCGACCGCCCGGCCTACGCCTCGATCGTCGGCTCCGGGGAGAACTCCACCACGCTGCACTACAACAAGGACGACCGCTTCGTGAAGGCGGGCGACATCATCGTGATGGACGTAGCGGCGCAGTACCAAGGCTACGCTGCGGACATCACGCGCTCGTTTCCGGTGAGCGGAACCTTCACGCCCGAGCAGCGCGCCGTGTACCAGGTCGTGCGCGACGCGCAGGCCGCCGCCGAGCGCAACATCAAGCCGGGGAAGCCGGCGCGCACGATGAGCGACTCTGCGCGCGCCGTGATCGCCGCCGGGCTCGCACGACTCGGCCTCATCGAGTCACCGGACGCCACGTACGACTGTGGCGAGGGGACGCAGCAGCGGCAGTGCTCGCAGGTAGGGCTCTACTACATGCACGGGCTGGGTCACGGCATCGGCCTCGAGGTGCACGATCCCGACCAGTACTACTACACGGGGATCGTGAACCCGGGGAGCGCCTTCACGATCGAGCCGGGGATCTACGTGCGAGGCAACCTGCTCGACATCCTCCCGAAGACGCCCCGCAACGCGCAGTTGGTGGCGGCCATCGGGGCCACGGTGCGCAAGTACGCCGACATCGGCGTGCGCATCGAGGACGACTATGTGGTGACGGAAGAGGGGGTCGAGTGGGTGAGCTGCGGCCTCCCGCGCGAGGCCGACGAGATCGAGGCGATGATGCGCGGGTCCTATCGCGGCGCGCCGGCGCGCGACGCGGCCAAGGTCGAGTGGTACAAGTCCGACAACGCGCGCCCCGCTCCCCGATACCAGCGCCCCAATGCGTGCGTGAAGATGTAG
- a CDS encoding acyl-CoA dehydrogenase family protein — translation MTAPLTTFSEDELLFRDAVAAFADEEVRPLVAEMERNGKVDSSIIAKVFELGLMGIEVDEAHGGAGGSLMMVALAVEELSKVDASAAILVDVQNTLVEYPLRTYGTDAQKAEYLTRLTAGTVGSYALSEAGSGSDAFALATRAERDGDDWVLNGRKLWITNGAEAGIYIVFANANPTAGYKGITAFIVEREFPGFAVGKKEDKLGIRASSTVELLLDNCRVPNANVLGTVGQGYKIAIDTLNVGRIGIGAQMIGVAQGALAAATAYLKERRQFGKALAEFQGIQFQVAQAATEVEAARLMVYNAARLKDAGHDIAREGAMAKLFSSQVCERTTSLCVELLGGYGYTKDYPVEKFYRDAKIGTIYEGTSNMQLQTIAKAVLK, via the coding sequence ATGACCGCCCCACTTACGACGTTCTCCGAAGACGAGCTCCTGTTTCGCGACGCTGTCGCCGCCTTTGCCGACGAGGAAGTCCGCCCCCTGGTGGCGGAGATGGAGCGCAACGGCAAGGTCGACTCCTCGATCATCGCCAAGGTCTTCGAACTCGGCCTCATGGGGATCGAAGTCGACGAAGCGCACGGCGGTGCCGGCGGCTCGCTGATGATGGTCGCCCTCGCCGTCGAGGAGCTGAGCAAGGTCGACGCGTCGGCCGCAATCCTCGTCGACGTGCAGAACACGCTGGTCGAGTACCCGCTGCGCACCTACGGCACCGACGCGCAGAAGGCCGAGTACCTCACGCGACTCACCGCGGGGACCGTCGGGTCGTACGCGCTCTCCGAGGCAGGGTCCGGCTCCGACGCCTTCGCGCTCGCCACGCGCGCGGAGCGTGACGGCGACGACTGGGTCCTCAACGGACGCAAGCTGTGGATCACCAACGGCGCCGAGGCCGGGATCTACATCGTCTTTGCCAATGCCAACCCCACCGCCGGCTACAAGGGGATCACCGCCTTCATCGTCGAGCGCGAATTCCCCGGCTTTGCCGTGGGCAAGAAGGAAGACAAGCTCGGCATCCGTGCCTCGAGCACGGTCGAACTCCTGCTCGACAACTGCCGCGTCCCCAACGCCAACGTACTCGGCACGGTGGGACAGGGGTACAAGATCGCCATCGATACGCTCAACGTGGGGCGCATCGGGATTGGGGCGCAGATGATCGGGGTCGCGCAGGGAGCACTCGCCGCAGCGACTGCCTACCTGAAGGAACGCCGTCAGTTCGGCAAGGCACTCGCCGAGTTCCAAGGAATCCAGTTCCAGGTGGCGCAGGCGGCCACTGAAGTGGAGGCGGCGCGGCTCATGGTGTACAACGCCGCCCGCCTGAAGGACGCCGGGCACGACATCGCCCGCGAAGGGGCCATGGCCAAGCTCTTCTCGTCGCAGGTGTGCGAACGCACCACCTCGCTCTGCGTCGAGCTGCTCGGCGGGTACGGCTACACCAAGGATTACCCGGTCGAGAAGTTCTACCGTGACGCCAAGATCGGGACGATCTACGAAGGAACGTCCAACATGCAGCTGCAGACGATCGCCAAGGCCGTGCTGAAGTAG
- a CDS encoding S9 family peptidase, producing MRSPSLLLSVLAAAALVGGSPLASTPLQAQARRAITWDDNARLRAVADPQLSPDGARVLYAVRTTDVEANRRLPATYVIPVAGGAPRRWPNDSVPATEARWSPDGTRVAYIAQGQLWVAAADGSAPRRLTTLNGGASGPVWSPTGDRIAFTSSVYPDCGDDACNAARDKAKDASKVKARVTETLLYRHWTSWDEGARSHLFVVAPDGSALQDLTAGARYDVPVPPFGGSEGYAFAPDGREVAYTAKDAGREDAWSTDVNVYTVPVTGGAPTVITASNKGADQNPVYSPDGRFIAYASQARAGFEADRWRLFLYDRAARTAREVAPAWDRNAESYFFTPDSRSVFVGTGDHGRDKLFRFALTASGVAIGAPTAEITANNNVGFTLSRDGRTMAWLRDAAHTPAEVWVRAEIPSREPVGRERQLTHENDAAIAQLSLNPAEDFWFAGALGDSVHGFVVKPPNFDPARKYPVVFLIHGGPQGAWLDNWGGRWSFQLFASIGAAVVAINPRGSTGYGQAFTDGVTKDWGGKAYDDLMKGLDAALMKNPWMDGSRVAAAGGSYGGYMVNWIAGHTDRFKALVSHAGIFNLENMYGATEEIWFTDWEFGGPFWQKKAMDEQYRRWSPHLSAQDMKTPMLVIHGEQDFRVPYYEGVSLFTALQRQGVPSRFLVYPDEGHWILKPQNSRLWYNEVLGWITKYVAPKVTS from the coding sequence ATGCGATCGCCTTCGCTTCTCCTCTCGGTCCTGGCCGCGGCCGCGCTCGTTGGCGGTTCGCCGCTCGCCAGCACCCCACTGCAGGCCCAGGCACGCCGCGCCATCACCTGGGATGACAACGCTCGCCTGCGCGCCGTAGCCGATCCCCAGCTCTCCCCGGATGGCGCGCGCGTCCTCTACGCCGTGCGCACCACCGATGTGGAGGCCAACCGTCGACTCCCGGCGACCTACGTGATCCCGGTGGCGGGCGGGGCCCCGCGCCGCTGGCCCAACGATTCGGTGCCGGCCACCGAGGCGCGCTGGTCACCCGACGGGACGCGCGTGGCGTACATCGCCCAGGGGCAGTTGTGGGTCGCCGCCGCCGACGGGAGCGCGCCGCGCCGCCTGACGACGCTCAACGGCGGTGCATCGGGCCCGGTCTGGTCGCCCACCGGCGACCGCATCGCCTTCACGTCGTCGGTCTACCCCGATTGCGGCGACGACGCGTGCAACGCGGCGCGCGACAAGGCCAAGGACGCCAGCAAGGTCAAGGCGCGCGTCACCGAAACGCTGCTCTATCGCCACTGGACGAGCTGGGACGAGGGGGCGCGCTCGCACCTCTTCGTGGTTGCGCCTGACGGCAGCGCCCTGCAGGACCTCACCGCCGGGGCGCGCTATGACGTGCCGGTCCCGCCCTTCGGTGGCAGCGAAGGGTATGCCTTCGCCCCGGACGGACGCGAAGTGGCGTACACCGCCAAGGATGCCGGACGCGAGGACGCCTGGTCCACCGACGTCAACGTCTACACAGTGCCGGTGACCGGCGGCGCGCCGACCGTCATCACCGCCAGCAACAAGGGGGCCGACCAGAACCCGGTCTACTCGCCCGACGGCCGCTTCATCGCGTACGCCTCACAGGCGCGCGCCGGCTTCGAGGCCGACCGCTGGCGCCTCTTCCTGTACGACCGCGCGGCGCGCACCGCTCGCGAGGTCGCCCCCGCGTGGGACCGCAACGCCGAATCGTACTTCTTCACCCCTGACAGTCGAAGCGTGTTCGTCGGGACCGGCGATCACGGGCGCGACAAGCTCTTCCGCTTCGCCCTCACCGCGAGCGGCGTCGCCATCGGCGCCCCCACGGCCGAGATCACCGCCAACAACAACGTCGGCTTCACCCTCTCGCGCGACGGGCGCACGATGGCCTGGTTGCGCGATGCGGCGCACACGCCGGCCGAGGTCTGGGTGCGCGCCGAGATCCCGTCGCGCGAACCCGTGGGGCGCGAGCGCCAGCTCACGCACGAAAACGACGCCGCCATCGCCCAGCTGTCGCTCAACCCGGCCGAGGACTTCTGGTTCGCCGGTGCGTTAGGCGATTCGGTGCACGGCTTCGTCGTGAAGCCCCCCAACTTCGACCCGGCCAGGAAGTACCCGGTGGTCTTCCTCATCCACGGCGGCCCGCAGGGGGCGTGGCTCGACAACTGGGGCGGGCGCTGGAGCTTCCAGCTCTTTGCCTCGATCGGTGCCGCGGTGGTCGCCATCAACCCGCGCGGCTCGACGGGCTATGGGCAGGCCTTCACCGACGGCGTGACGAAGGACTGGGGAGGCAAGGCGTACGACGACCTCATGAAGGGGCTCGACGCCGCGCTGATGAAGAACCCGTGGATGGACGGGTCCCGCGTTGCGGCTGCCGGTGGCTCCTACGGCGGCTACATGGTCAACTGGATCGCCGGGCACACCGATCGCTTCAAGGCGCTCGTCTCGCACGCCGGCATCTTCAACCTCGAGAACATGTACGGCGCCACCGAGGAGATCTGGTTCACCGACTGGGAGTTCGGGGGCCCGTTCTGGCAGAAGAAGGCGATGGACGAGCAGTACCGCCGCTGGTCGCCGCACCTGTCGGCGCAGGACATGAAGACCCCGATGCTCGTGATCCATGGCGAGCAGGACTTCCGCGTCCCGTACTACGAAGGCGTATCGCTCTTCACCGCGCTCCAGCGGCAGGGGGTCCCGTCGCGCTTCCTGGTCTATCCCGACGAGGGGCACTGGATCCTCAAGCCGCAGAACTCGCGCCTGTGGTACAACGAGGTGCTGGGGTGGATCACCAAGTACGTCGCCCCCAAGGTGACGAGCTAG